The proteins below come from a single uncultured Desulfovibrio sp. genomic window:
- a CDS encoding NAD-dependent epimerase, translating to MHVLVTGAAGFIGYHLSQRLLDDGHTVVGIDNCNDYYDVQLKKDRLARLEGRPGFRFQLLDLAQTDAMLALFAAEGFSHVVNLAAQAGVRYSLINPASYIQANLVGFGNVLEGCRHHGVQHLVFASSSSVYGLNAAQPYSEHHPVNHPVSLYAATKKSNELMAHAYAHLYGLPCTGLRFFTVYGPWGRPDMALQLFAHAIMRGEAIKVFNEGRMRRDFTYIDDIVEGVVRLLDHPAQPDPGWDASSPDPATSCAPWRIYNIGNNQTVELNDFIAALEEALGKKAIRELLPMQPGDVKATWADIDDLTAATGFAPVTPLREGMARFVRWFKEYYRYA from the coding sequence ATGCATGTTCTTGTCACCGGCGCCGCAGGCTTCATCGGCTATCATCTGTCCCAGCGACTGCTTGACGACGGGCATACCGTTGTGGGCATCGACAACTGCAACGATTACTACGACGTGCAGCTCAAGAAGGACCGCCTGGCCCGGCTGGAGGGGCGGCCCGGCTTCCGCTTTCAGCTGCTGGACCTGGCCCAGACCGACGCCATGCTGGCGCTCTTTGCCGCCGAAGGCTTCAGCCACGTGGTCAATCTGGCCGCCCAGGCCGGCGTGCGCTACAGCCTCATCAATCCGGCCTCCTACATTCAGGCCAATCTTGTGGGCTTCGGCAATGTGCTGGAAGGCTGCCGTCACCACGGGGTGCAGCATCTGGTCTTTGCCTCGTCCTCCTCGGTCTACGGCCTCAATGCCGCCCAGCCCTATTCGGAGCACCATCCGGTCAATCACCCGGTGAGCCTGTACGCCGCCACCAAGAAAAGCAATGAACTCATGGCCCATGCCTATGCCCACCTCTACGGCCTGCCCTGTACGGGGCTGCGCTTCTTCACGGTCTACGGCCCGTGGGGCCGGCCGGACATGGCCCTGCAACTCTTTGCCCATGCCATCATGCGCGGCGAGGCCATCAAGGTCTTCAATGAAGGACGCATGCGCCGCGACTTCACCTATATTGACGACATTGTGGAAGGCGTGGTGCGCCTGCTTGACCATCCGGCGCAGCCCGACCCCGGCTGGGATGCCTCCAGCCCCGACCCGGCCACAAGCTGTGCGCCGTGGCGCATCTACAATATCGGGAACAATCAGACCGTGGAACTCAATGACTTCATTGCCGCGCTGGAAGAGGCCCTGGGCAAGAAGGCCATCCGCGAGCTGCTGCCCATGCAGCCCGGCGATGTCAAGGCAACCTGGGCCGATATCGACGACCTCACCGCCGCCACCGGCTTTGCGCCCGTGACCCCTCTGCGCGAGGGCATGGCCCGCTTCGTGCGCTGGTTCAAGGAGTATTACCGCTATGCCTGA
- a CDS encoding cupin domain-containing protein: MDTEQRGPFARGGANTAYAQYFTGNSYLNMLSQEGVVIGNVTFEPGCRNNWHVHHASRGGGQILLCTSGRGWYQEWGKPARALQAGDVVHIPAGVKHWHGAARDSWFVHLAVEVPGDNSRNEWLEPVSDEEYARLP; this comes from the coding sequence ATGGATACGGAACAGAGAGGCCCCTTTGCCCGTGGCGGGGCCAATACGGCCTATGCCCAGTATTTCACGGGAAACAGCTATCTGAACATGCTTTCGCAGGAAGGCGTGGTCATTGGCAATGTGACCTTTGAACCCGGCTGCCGCAATAACTGGCATGTGCATCACGCCAGCCGTGGCGGCGGCCAGATACTGCTCTGTACATCCGGGCGGGGCTGGTATCAGGAATGGGGTAAGCCCGCCCGCGCCCTTCAGGCCGGCGACGTGGTGCACATTCCGGCCGGGGTCAAGCACTGGCACGGCGCTGCCAGGGACAGCTGGTTTGTGCACCTGGCCGTGGAAGTGCCCGGCGACAACAGCCGCAATGAATGGCTGGAACCTGTCAGCGACGAGGAATATGCCCGCCTGCCCTAG
- a CDS encoding AraC family transcriptional regulator, protein MTPSELRRVAEANAALRNILLRHLDVPDVRPSAIDGLYLVRREDSSSSDRCFERPLASLILQGSKRSVLGTQEYYFKENQCLVSGVDIPSVSSFLDASARHPFLAIFFSLDQQILTDLLLDMPPDSTPPPPEEGSLSIAEADPDFMEALLRLARLLDKPDQIAVLAPMILRELHYLLLTGPQGHVLKRLYAHGSRNSQIIRAIALLRNGLGAPLRMEELARQVGMSLSSLNRHFRRLTGFSPLQYRKQLRLYEARRKMLMENERAATAAFAVGYESVTQFNREYKRMFGEPPHRDIQRRQHACTGRQETSCA, encoded by the coding sequence ATGACGCCATCCGAACTCCGCCGCGTTGCCGAAGCCAATGCCGCCCTTAGGAACATTCTGCTGCGTCACCTTGATGTGCCGGATGTCCGCCCCTCGGCCATTGACGGCCTGTACCTTGTGCGGCGGGAAGACAGCAGCAGCTCGGACAGGTGCTTCGAGCGGCCTCTCGCCTCGCTCATTCTCCAGGGCAGCAAGCGCAGCGTCCTCGGTACACAGGAATATTATTTCAAGGAAAATCAGTGCCTTGTATCCGGTGTGGACATACCCAGTGTATCGTCCTTTCTGGATGCCTCGGCACGGCACCCCTTTCTGGCCATATTCTTTTCGCTGGACCAGCAGATTCTCACGGATCTGCTGCTGGACATGCCGCCGGACAGCACGCCGCCCCCGCCGGAAGAAGGCAGCCTTTCCATTGCCGAGGCAGACCCCGATTTCATGGAAGCGCTGCTGCGCCTGGCCCGCCTGCTGGACAAACCCGATCAGATTGCCGTGCTCGCGCCCATGATTCTGCGGGAACTGCACTACCTGCTGCTCACGGGGCCGCAGGGCCATGTGCTGAAACGTCTCTATGCCCATGGCTCGCGCAACAGCCAGATCATCCGGGCCATTGCCCTTTTGCGCAACGGCCTTGGTGCCCCCCTGCGCATGGAGGAGCTGGCCAGACAGGTGGGCATGTCCCTGTCCAGCCTCAACCGTCATTTCAGACGTCTCACCGGCTTCAGCCCCCTGCAGTACCGCAAGCAGCTGCGCCTGTATGAAGCCCGGCGCAAAATGCTCATGGAAAATGAACGGGCCGCCACGGCAGCCTTTGCCGTGGGCTATGAAAGCGTTACCCAGTTCAACCGGGAATACAAACGCATGTTCGGCGAGCCGCCGCATCGGGACATTCAGCGCAGGCAGCATGCCTGCACAGGCCGGCAGGAGACCTCCTGTGCCTGA
- a CDS encoding carboxymuconolactone decarboxylase family protein has protein sequence MTTARKDTRYALGSLCLLLMLALLPDVCAAAAAEPGTSRGETTMNRTNDALQNRQRFLGDRPAPLAETDPEFAALRDRLLYGEIVARGVLDQRQQMLVALVSLVAVDAQDSLEEQAEAALRLGILPQEIREAIYQCAPYVGIPRTEAALRRINAVFSRAGIALPLPEQGTVTEEDRFRAGCAVQKRIFGDTAIDSMHAAAPDGQKDIMVNYLSAYCFGDIYTRKGLDLKLRELLTFAMVSSLGGCEAQVKAHVRGCANMGNSKQELVDALARILPYIGFPRTLNALGCVNEVLPQ, from the coding sequence ATGACCACCGCGAGGAAAGATACCCGATATGCTCTTGGCAGCCTCTGCCTGCTGCTCATGCTGGCGCTGCTGCCGGATGTCTGTGCCGCGGCTGCGGCGGAACCTGGTACTTCCAGAGGAGAAACGACCATGAACAGAACGAATGATGCCTTGCAGAACAGACAGCGCTTCCTGGGGGACCGCCCTGCGCCGCTGGCAGAGACGGACCCCGAATTTGCGGCGCTGCGGGACAGACTGCTGTATGGCGAGATCGTGGCAAGGGGAGTGCTGGACCAGCGGCAGCAGATGCTGGTGGCCCTGGTGTCCCTGGTGGCCGTGGATGCGCAGGACAGCCTGGAAGAGCAGGCGGAAGCGGCCCTGCGTCTGGGCATTCTGCCGCAGGAAATCCGGGAGGCCATCTATCAGTGTGCGCCCTATGTGGGCATTCCCCGCACGGAAGCAGCCCTGCGGCGCATAAACGCGGTCTTTTCCCGTGCGGGCATTGCCCTTCCGCTGCCGGAACAGGGCACCGTGACGGAGGAGGACCGCTTCCGTGCAGGCTGTGCCGTGCAGAAGCGCATTTTTGGCGACACGGCCATTGATTCCATGCATGCCGCAGCGCCCGACGGGCAGAAGGACATTATGGTCAACTATCTTTCGGCCTACTGCTTTGGCGATATCTATACGCGCAAGGGCCTTGACCTGAAGCTGCGCGAGCTGCTGACCTTTGCCATGGTGAGCAGCCTTGGCGGCTGCGAGGCTCAGGTGAAGGCGCATGTGCGCGGCTGCGCCAATATGGGCAACAGCAAGCAGGAACTGGTGGATGCCCTGGCCCGCATCCTGCCATATATCGGCTTTCCCCGTACCCTGAATGCCCTTGGCTGCGTCAACGAGGTTCTGCCCCAGTAA
- a CDS encoding flavodoxin → MLVLYFSRTGNTRTVARMIHERVGGDLVELDTVTPYPQAYETLLDVSREEQRRDARPAIRVELPRWEQYQTIFVGFPNWWGSMPMPFFTFFTQYAAGRRNVAPFCTHGGSGLGHSQKDLRRLCPEANLLEGLAIRGTAASGAQPEVDRWLRRLGYAR, encoded by the coding sequence ATGCTTGTTCTGTATTTTTCGCGCACGGGCAATACGCGCACCGTGGCCCGCATGATTCATGAGCGCGTGGGGGGCGATCTGGTGGAACTGGATACCGTGACTCCCTATCCGCAGGCGTATGAAACGCTTCTGGATGTTTCCCGGGAGGAACAGCGGCGTGATGCCCGGCCTGCCATCCGGGTGGAGCTTCCCCGCTGGGAGCAGTACCAGACCATTTTTGTGGGCTTTCCCAACTGGTGGGGCAGCATGCCCATGCCTTTCTTTACCTTTTTTACGCAGTATGCGGCAGGGCGGCGCAATGTGGCCCCGTTCTGCACCCACGGTGGCAGCGGCCTGGGCCACAGCCAGAAGGATTTGCGGCGCCTTTGCCCGGAGGCGAACCTGCTGGAAGGGCTGGCCATCCGCGGCACGGCGGCTTCCGGGGCACAGCCGGAGGTGGATCGCTGGCTGCGCCGGCTGGGTTACGCGCGCTAG
- a CDS encoding FAD-binding and (Fe-S)-binding domain-containing protein encodes MAHKGPHISISPDYVVNRILRININDFEEWPESVRHLAIAIAEELFLVAYNPFIDADTVRASVRERLEREALSLAHYYATALSEGITMFWSAHEAEMDFRRKLTETLREILPDECILTDPGSLIGAATDATDLRMELPLLVVEPDNTEQVSALIRLANEMKFALIPRGGGSGMTGGAVPARRRTVIVSLARLTHIGPIDLEAMTVTCQAGANTQAVITAVAEKGALFSVDPASKQAASIGGNVSENAGGPMAFEYGTTLDNLLWWRMVTPTGEIITVERENHPRHKILPEEIAVFVVRDVSGGVRNVIHLRGDEIRLPGLGKDVTNKALGGLPGMQKEGVDGIITEACFILHPKPRYKRVMVLEFFGRSMHPAAVVVRELVALRNRIREEGDYAHLSALEEFNAKYVQAIDYKRKSQKYSDLPISVIILQVDGDDPYLLDKCVGDIVSVVEEQENVDIIVAQDDKEAERFWEDRHRLSAIAKRTSGFKLNEDVVIPMDRIPDFALFLEQLNLECTAQAYRFALQETGRLPGFPMEDKEFNREFSFASKVAAGDVPAAELSDVEYWKRAQDYMAALAEKYPHLAKKMVKIRDYMEAGRIVVASHMHAGDGNCHVNIPVNSNDHRMLEEAEETAARVMAECQEMGGEVSGEHGIGITKIAFFSKEKMDALRAFKERVDPRDVMNPAKLVYRELPVRPFTFSFNHLIRDLNESGLPDKERLTDLLSAVQVCTRCGKCKHVCPMNYPERSMQYHPRNKNMVLGMLIEAVYYSQVNKGSIDENLLYWLRDLVEHCTACGRCQANCPVKIPSGDVALSLRALLEHENAGGHPLKKRALDWLVQDVEHRVPKAAKMASLGQKMQNRLLGFVPEFWKRRMHSPLFSGRGPKTGYTNLYEALRLHRGSVFSPTEIIQGTPCVIYFPGCGGALFYDRIGISSIMLLLRAGFAVAVPPRHLCCGYPLLAAGMDTEFEDNLAMNRQYLASMVRALSKQGFEVSHLVTSCGTCLEGLARTGLTEQFPGLGQRDIMQLVLPLLSKDQLEHTLPPDSTLIYHGSCHSEWAGIPAAKGQKQVVSALSTFSGAKIVLNGGCCGESGMGAMTSPDIYNLLRVRKEKALQQAIAEIDKPESGLKTANQPPVLVSCPSCKIGIARCLINMHDKRPVLHVAEWVAGMIDGEDRRQSFRRRLNETKGDVRVVEG; translated from the coding sequence ATGGCCCACAAGGGACCCCATATTTCCATTTCTCCCGACTATGTTGTCAATCGCATCCTGCGCATCAATATCAATGATTTCGAGGAATGGCCCGAATCCGTGCGTCATCTGGCCATTGCCATTGCCGAGGAACTTTTCCTCGTTGCCTACAATCCCTTCATCGATGCGGATACGGTGCGCGCCAGCGTGCGCGAGCGCCTGGAACGCGAGGCGCTCTCCCTGGCACATTACTACGCCACGGCCCTCAGCGAGGGCATTACCATGTTCTGGTCGGCCCACGAGGCCGAAATGGATTTTCGCCGCAAGCTGACGGAAACCCTGCGCGAGATTCTGCCGGACGAGTGCATCCTCACGGACCCCGGCTCGCTCATCGGCGCGGCCACGGACGCCACGGACCTGCGCATGGAACTGCCCCTGCTGGTGGTGGAACCGGACAATACCGAGCAGGTATCGGCCCTGATCCGTCTGGCCAATGAAATGAAGTTTGCCCTCATTCCCCGCGGGGGCGGCTCGGGCATGACCGGGGGCGCCGTGCCGGCCCGGCGGCGCACGGTCATCGTGAGCCTTGCCCGGCTCACGCACATCGGCCCCATTGACCTTGAGGCCATGACCGTCACCTGCCAGGCCGGGGCCAATACGCAGGCCGTCATTACGGCCGTGGCCGAAAAGGGTGCCCTGTTCTCCGTGGACCCGGCCTCCAAGCAGGCAGCCTCCATCGGCGGCAATGTTTCGGAAAATGCGGGCGGCCCCATGGCCTTTGAATACGGCACCACCCTGGACAATCTGCTCTGGTGGCGCATGGTCACGCCCACGGGTGAAATCATCACCGTGGAGCGGGAAAATCACCCCCGCCACAAGATTCTGCCGGAAGAAATCGCCGTTTTTGTGGTGCGCGACGTGAGCGGCGGCGTGCGCAACGTCATTCACCTGCGCGGCGATGAAATCCGCCTGCCCGGTCTGGGCAAGGACGTGACCAACAAGGCCCTGGGCGGCCTGCCGGGCATGCAGAAGGAAGGCGTGGACGGCATCATTACCGAGGCCTGCTTCATCCTGCATCCCAAGCCGCGCTACAAGCGCGTCATGGTGCTGGAATTCTTCGGCCGCTCCATGCACCCCGCGGCCGTGGTGGTGCGCGAGCTGGTGGCCCTGCGCAACCGCATCCGCGAGGAGGGCGACTACGCCCACCTGTCCGCGCTGGAAGAATTCAACGCCAAGTACGTGCAGGCCATCGACTACAAGCGCAAGTCCCAGAAATATTCGGACCTGCCCATTTCCGTCATCATCCTGCAGGTGGATGGCGATGATCCCTACCTGCTGGACAAGTGCGTGGGCGACATTGTTTCCGTGGTGGAAGAGCAGGAAAACGTGGACATCATCGTGGCCCAGGACGACAAGGAGGCCGAACGCTTCTGGGAAGACCGGCACCGCCTGTCGGCCATTGCCAAGCGCACGTCCGGCTTCAAGCTCAACGAGGACGTGGTCATTCCCATGGACCGCATCCCGGACTTTGCCCTTTTCCTGGAACAGCTCAACCTGGAATGCACGGCGCAGGCCTATCGCTTTGCCCTGCAGGAAACGGGGCGTCTGCCGGGCTTTCCCATGGAGGACAAGGAATTCAACCGGGAATTCTCCTTTGCGTCCAAGGTGGCTGCCGGTGACGTGCCGGCTGCGGAGCTTTCCGATGTGGAGTACTGGAAGCGCGCGCAGGACTACATGGCCGCGCTGGCGGAAAAATATCCCCATCTGGCCAAGAAGATGGTCAAGATTCGCGACTACATGGAGGCCGGCCGTATTGTGGTGGCCAGCCACATGCACGCCGGCGACGGCAACTGCCACGTCAATATTCCGGTGAACTCCAATGACCACCGCATGCTGGAGGAGGCCGAGGAAACGGCGGCCCGCGTCATGGCCGAGTGCCAGGAAATGGGCGGCGAGGTTTCCGGCGAGCACGGCATCGGCATCACCAAGATTGCCTTTTTCAGCAAGGAAAAGATGGATGCCCTGCGTGCCTTCAAGGAACGGGTGGACCCGCGCGATGTCATGAATCCGGCCAAGCTGGTCTATCGCGAGCTGCCGGTGCGCCCCTTCACCTTCTCCTTCAATCACCTGATCCGCGACCTCAACGAAAGCGGCCTGCCGGACAAGGAGCGCCTCACCGATCTGCTTTCGGCCGTGCAGGTCTGCACGCGCTGCGGCAAGTGCAAGCATGTCTGCCCCATGAACTACCCCGAGCGCAGCATGCAGTACCACCCGCGCAACAAGAACATGGTGCTGGGCATGCTCATCGAGGCCGTCTACTACTCGCAGGTGAACAAGGGCAGCATTGACGAAAATCTGCTCTACTGGCTGCGCGATCTGGTGGAGCACTGCACGGCCTGCGGCCGCTGCCAGGCCAACTGCCCGGTCAAGATTCCTTCCGGCGATGTGGCCCTTTCGCTGCGCGCCCTGCTGGAGCATGAAAATGCGGGCGGGCATCCCCTCAAGAAACGGGCGCTGGACTGGCTGGTGCAGGATGTGGAGCATCGCGTGCCCAAGGCGGCCAAGATGGCCTCGCTGGGCCAGAAGATGCAGAACCGCCTGCTGGGCTTTGTGCCGGAATTCTGGAAACGGCGCATGCACAGCCCGCTCTTTTCCGGTCGGGGTCCCAAGACGGGCTATACCAATCTGTACGAGGCCCTGCGTCTGCATCGCGGATCGGTCTTTTCGCCCACGGAGATCATTCAGGGAACGCCCTGCGTGATCTATTTCCCCGGCTGCGGGGGGGCGCTTTTCTATGACCGCATCGGCATTTCCAGCATCATGCTGCTGCTGCGGGCCGGTTTTGCCGTGGCCGTGCCGCCCCGGCATCTCTGCTGCGGCTATCCCCTGCTGGCTGCCGGCATGGATACGGAATTCGAGGACAATCTGGCCATGAACCGCCAGTATCTGGCATCCATGGTGCGCGCGCTGAGCAAGCAGGGCTTTGAGGTTTCCCACCTGGTGACCTCCTGCGGCACCTGCCTGGAAGGGCTGGCCCGCACAGGGCTGACGGAGCAGTTCCCCGGCCTGGGCCAGCGGGATATCATGCAGCTGGTGCTGCCCCTGCTCAGCAAGGATCAGCTGGAACATACCCTGCCGCCGGATTCGACCCTTATCTATCATGGCTCGTGTCACAGCGAATGGGCGGGCATTCCCGCAGCCAAGGGACAGAAGCAGGTGGTGTCTGCCCTGTCCACCTTCTCCGGGGCCAAGATCGTGCTCAATGGCGGCTGCTGCGGTGAATCGGGCATGGGGGCCATGACTTCGCCCGACATCTACAATCTGCTGCGCGTGCGCAAGGAAAAGGCCCTGCAACAGGCCATTGCCGAAATCGACAAGCCCGAGAGCGGCCTCAAGACGGCCAACCAGCCGCCGGTGCTGGTGAGCTGCCCGTCCTGCAAGATCGGCATTGCCCGCTGCCTCATCAACATGCATGACAAGCGGCCCGTGCTGCACGTGGCCGAATGGGTGGCCGGCATGATCGATGGTGAAGACCGTCGCCAGAGCTTCCGCCGTCGTCTCAACGAGACCAAGGGCGACGTGCGCGTGGTGGAGGGATAG
- a CDS encoding peptidase U32 family protein — protein sequence MPDLPLPTPERPEILAPAGDEACFLAALTAGADAIYLGLKNFSARMQAENFSLAELSRLTDLAHSEQARVYVAMNTLIKPGEPAAAYRLIRRLARQVNPDGLIVQDLAYLDLARQAGYEGGLSLSTLANVTSPRNLHTAKALGADRVVLPRELSIDEIRLMGEACPDGLDLECFIHGALCYCVSGRCYWSSYMGGKSGLRGRCVQPCRRVYRQGGAAAQAMLRQSEQQAAREEARQKGHPLRERHNERPERQRSAGKGREGRFFSCLDLSLDVLAKTLLHIPHLVSWKIEGRKKGPHYVYHVVTAYRMLRDNPGDAHARRDAEEILEMALGRPATRARFLPQKDNTIPTSPSGQTSSGLLAGKVRIEQDGRVTLKPHFELLPQDYLRVGVEDERWHATLPVTRRIPKAGTLLLRLPKHKTPRAGTPVFLIDRREPELMQLLRAWQNRLQSMPVRESRAVESAPRLPQPVRPAPRPDVVVRASLPQGRETRGSRQQHMGLWLSPRTADISRTVAPRISWWLPPVIWPEEEEGICRRLRQLCREGARHFVCNAPWQKDLFPADLPGDSLDLVAGPFCNTANAVALGQLARMGFTAAYVSPELPREDFLALPRQSPLPLGVVLSGFWPVGISRFGLLGIKPNEPFMSPKGEVFWARTYGGNVWIYPGWPLDLSSRRQELQAAGYSFFARLEEHVPPTLPEARRQSLFNWEGALL from the coding sequence ATGCCTGATCTGCCCCTGCCCACCCCGGAACGGCCGGAAATTCTGGCCCCGGCCGGGGATGAAGCCTGCTTTCTGGCTGCCCTGACCGCCGGCGCCGATGCCATTTATCTGGGCCTCAAGAACTTTTCCGCCCGCATGCAGGCCGAAAACTTCAGCCTGGCCGAACTTTCCCGCCTGACGGACCTGGCCCACAGCGAACAGGCCCGGGTCTATGTGGCCATGAATACCCTGATCAAGCCCGGCGAACCGGCGGCGGCCTACCGGCTCATCCGCCGTCTGGCCCGGCAGGTCAATCCCGACGGCCTCATTGTGCAGGACCTGGCCTATCTGGACCTGGCCCGGCAGGCCGGCTACGAGGGCGGGCTTTCCCTGTCCACCCTGGCCAATGTGACCAGCCCCCGCAACCTGCACACGGCAAAGGCCCTGGGGGCCGACCGCGTGGTCCTGCCCAGGGAACTGTCCATTGACGAAATCCGCCTCATGGGCGAAGCCTGCCCGGACGGGCTGGACCTGGAATGCTTCATCCACGGGGCGCTGTGCTACTGCGTTTCCGGCCGCTGCTACTGGTCCAGCTATATGGGCGGCAAAAGCGGCCTGCGCGGCCGCTGTGTGCAGCCCTGCCGCCGCGTCTACCGTCAGGGCGGCGCCGCGGCCCAGGCCATGCTCCGCCAGAGCGAACAGCAGGCCGCCCGCGAGGAAGCCCGGCAGAAGGGCCACCCCCTGCGCGAGCGTCACAACGAGCGCCCCGAACGCCAGCGCAGCGCCGGCAAGGGACGCGAAGGGCGCTTCTTCTCCTGCCTGGACCTTTCGCTGGACGTGCTGGCCAAGACCCTGCTGCACATCCCGCATCTGGTCTCGTGGAAGATCGAGGGCCGCAAGAAGGGGCCACACTACGTCTACCACGTGGTCACGGCCTACCGTATGCTGCGCGACAATCCCGGCGATGCCCATGCCCGCCGCGATGCCGAGGAAATTCTGGAAATGGCCCTGGGCCGGCCCGCCACCCGCGCCCGCTTCCTGCCCCAGAAGGACAATACCATCCCCACCTCGCCATCCGGCCAGACCAGCTCCGGCCTGCTGGCGGGCAAGGTGCGCATCGAGCAGGACGGCCGCGTCACCCTCAAGCCCCATTTCGAGCTGCTGCCGCAGGACTATCTGCGCGTGGGTGTGGAGGACGAACGCTGGCACGCCACCCTGCCCGTCACGCGCCGCATCCCCAAGGCCGGCACCCTGCTGCTGCGCCTGCCCAAACACAAGACCCCCCGCGCCGGCACGCCGGTCTTTCTCATTGACCGGCGGGAACCGGAACTCATGCAGCTGCTCCGCGCCTGGCAGAACCGCCTGCAGAGCATGCCCGTGCGGGAAAGCCGCGCCGTGGAAAGCGCACCGCGCCTGCCGCAGCCCGTCAGACCGGCGCCGCGTCCGGACGTGGTGGTGCGGGCATCCCTGCCACAGGGCCGCGAAACCCGCGGCAGCCGGCAGCAGCACATGGGCCTGTGGCTCTCGCCGCGCACGGCGGACATTTCCCGCACCGTGGCACCGCGCATCAGCTGGTGGCTGCCGCCCGTCATCTGGCCCGAGGAGGAAGAGGGCATCTGCCGCCGCCTGCGGCAGCTCTGCCGTGAAGGCGCCCGGCATTTTGTGTGCAATGCCCCGTGGCAGAAGGACCTTTTTCCCGCAGACCTGCCCGGCGACAGTCTGGACCTGGTGGCCGGCCCCTTCTGCAATACGGCCAATGCCGTCGCCCTGGGGCAGCTGGCCCGCATGGGTTTTACCGCGGCCTACGTCAGCCCCGAACTGCCCCGCGAGGACTTCCTGGCCCTGCCCCGGCAGAGTCCCCTGCCGCTGGGCGTGGTGCTTTCCGGCTTCTGGCCCGTGGGCATAAGCCGCTTCGGCCTGCTGGGCATCAAGCCCAATGAGCCGTTCATGAGTCCCAAGGGCGAGGTCTTCTGGGCACGCACCTACGGCGGCAATGTGTGGATCTATCCCGGCTGGCCGCTGGACCTCTCCTCCCGGCGGCAGGAACTCCAGGCCGCCGGCTACAGCTTCTTTGCCCGGCTGGAAGAACATGTGCCCCCCACCCTGCCCGAAGCCCGACGGCAGAGTCTGTTCAACTGGGAAGGGGCGCTGCTCTAG
- a CDS encoding lysozyme inhibitor LprI family protein, which produces MKHIITVLIVCFFTVTFQTKSYSLAENEYNELLKIPYFKQADKELSAVWKEVYNSLHGDYKKQILDSQRQWLKSGRDKSAKALIEEEGFSIEDAYTIAVYLRIGDLYVIQHNNSLSPDQYGSAKADGYYDDMMYEKAVDIIKKHKNSDNQILAIKSTQGKYLGFMEEEGMMVGFSIQKPSYAQVFISCSKEKTLEFFGSLSAGGMVEATYQITYVEEGPDGPEVYLSCKAGRRLAD; this is translated from the coding sequence ATGAAACATATAATTACTGTTCTGATTGTCTGTTTTTTTACGGTAACTTTTCAAACAAAATCATATTCTTTGGCAGAGAATGAATATAATGAATTGCTAAAGATTCCCTATTTCAAACAGGCAGATAAAGAACTTTCAGCTGTTTGGAAAGAAGTATATAATAGCCTTCACGGCGATTATAAAAAACAGATATTGGATAGTCAGCGGCAATGGCTGAAGTCTGGCCGCGACAAGAGTGCAAAAGCCTTGATCGAGGAGGAAGGGTTTTCCATAGAGGATGCCTATACCATAGCTGTTTATCTGAGAATAGGGGATTTGTATGTTATTCAGCATAATAATTCCCTGTCTCCCGATCAATATGGCAGCGCAAAAGCTGATGGCTATTACGATGATATGATGTATGAAAAAGCTGTTGATATCATAAAAAAGCATAAAAATTCTGACAATCAAATTCTGGCAATCAAAAGTACACAAGGAAAATATCTTGGCTTTATGGAAGAAGAAGGCATGATGGTCGGATTTAGCATTCAGAAGCCAAGCTATGCTCAGGTTTTTATCAGCTGTTCAAAAGAGAAAACGCTTGAATTTTTTGGTTCTCTCTCGGCTGGTGGTATGGTAGAGGCGACATACCAGATCACGTATGTGGAGGAAGGACCTGACGGCCCAGAAGTATATCTTTCATGCAAGGCTGGCAGAAGACTGGCAGACTAA